A region from the Helcococcus ovis genome encodes:
- a CDS encoding DUF3284 domain-containing protein: MKMKKKIKSNTSDLFITIMRLFYEELKFNNIDISKSNISEGFSYIKKIWFNGKYIFNKAVITKLNENNEFETTIYTSRGKYIINYKLQEIDENDTFLIYTEEFISDKIFNNWNQKFMEFLLKSKIKKRLNKQLDVIEKNINSEIINY; the protein is encoded by the coding sequence ATGAAAATGAAAAAAAAAATAAAAAGTAACACTTCAGATTTATTTATAACTATAATGAGATTATTTTATGAAGAACTTAAATTTAATAATATTGATATATCAAAATCAAATATTTCTGAAGGATTTTCATATATAAAAAAAATATGGTTTAATGGAAAATATATATTTAATAAAGCTGTAATTACAAAATTAAATGAAAATAATGAATTTGAAACAACAATTTATACATCTAGGGGAAAATATATTATAAATTATAAATTGCAAGAAATAGATGAAAATGATACATTTTTGATTTATACTGAAGAATTTATAAGTGATAAAATTTTTAATAATTGGAATCAAAAGTTTATGGAATTTTTATTAAAATCAAAAATAAAAAAACGATTAAATAAACAATTAGATGTTATAGAAAAAAATATTAATTCTGAAATTATAAATTATTAA